One part of the Lotus japonicus ecotype B-129 chromosome 2, LjGifu_v1.2 genome encodes these proteins:
- the LOC130740357 gene encoding uncharacterized protein LOC130740357 has protein sequence MFVKKLVEKASIKKIGGNSSDGLKGSDVDPRLIFHQGVPSDGDKVAYDNIQKILAISTKDGRIKLFGKDNSQVLLISSELVPSKFLQFIQNQGILINVTSNNHIEVWDIDRKLLCDVYIVKAKITCFEVIQHSLYMYFGDSNGNISVLKLHKKPWYVVQMKYIIPLSASYGNPTEVSDDTVVTHILPQPAAESQRVLIIFRNGQIILWDIRESKTIARTGGNMSQPLHNESKRVSCACWVCPFGSKVVVGYSNGELFIWSIPSLNRTSGSASDLNSQKTPIFKLNLGYKSDRISIRSVKWIYAEGKASRLYVMGASNLLQVVLLNEHIESRTIKLGLSLFECCIDMEIISTSSEQSKQKQNSLLLLGKSGHIYLYDDNLIERYLLQSQSKSNPSLPKEVAVKLPLADSSITTAKFISNNPNMFNSKDEDYSQMVKNYPPLIPIETNHKDGINMSSANFTGFSNVKNLYITGHSNGAITFWDASCPFFIPILQIKQQSDSNFSLSGIPLTELYFDINSPLLVSGDQSGMVRIIRFKPEPYAFNSFMSLTGGTKKGADHVICSVKLVKTIGAVTCMNIDHISGHLAVGSDQGNVSVIDMDGPSLLYQKHIASEFSTGIISLQFITCSLNGFEKNILVVGTMDSSVQALHSETGNTLCPESVHPTKPSKALFMQVLDRQRKTIIGSITKDGLSLREGNQIEDATTKQLYVLLCSEKALYVYSFEHALQGIKKVLYKKKFHSSSCCWASTFYSPSDIGLTLLFSSGKVELRSLPELSLIVDTSIRGFTYSPPKLKSPSEHQICCSSRGDIVLVNGDQEICVVSLLVQRNIFRLLDSVSCIYRKEMMLSQENLVSGSAIHKENKRGIFSSVMKDFTSSKEKQMLIMEKEDPEEGIQELSAIFSNANFPSGDKNNDNPTEDENQLELNIDDIDLEDHAEKRKEPHLLGAFNKNLAGKFQALKGRLKEKKGNNQKASDNEEQQHEKTGEVDQIKKKYGFSSSSDETGVANLAKSKLQENTRKLEGIRLRTTEMQDTAKSFSSLAKQVLRNAGQDRRN, from the exons ATGTTTGTCAAGAAGCTCGTGGAGAAAGCTTCCATAAAGAAG ATCGGTGGAAATTCATCAGATGGGTTAAAAGGCAGTGATGTAGATCCACGTCTGATATTTCATCAAGGGGTACCATCAGATGGTGACAAAGTCGCCTATGACAATATTCAGAAAATACTAGCTATTTCTACCAA GGATGGACGAATTAAACTATTTGGAAAAGACAATTCTCAAGTCCTTCTTATATCTAGTGAGCTAGTGCCTAGCAAGTTTTTACag TTTATACAGAATCAAGGCATCCTTATAAATGTCACTTCCAATAACCATATTGAG GTTTGGGACATAGACAGAAAACTATTGTGTGATGTGTACATTGTTAAAGCAAAAATAACTTGTTTTGAAGTCATCCAACACAGCCTCTATAT GTATTTTGGAGATTCTAATGGTaatatttcagttttgaaaCTTCATAAAAAACCATGGTATGTGGTACAGATGAAGTACATCATACCCCTCTCAGCTTCATATG GGAATCCAACTGAAGTGTCTGATGACACAGTTGTGACACATATTCTGCCTCAACCAGCAGCTGAAAGCCAAAG AGTTCTCATAATCTTCAGAAATGGCCAAATAATATTATGGGATATTCGAGAAAGCAAAACCATTGCAAGAACAGGAGGAAATATGTCACAGCCACTGCATAATGAATCAAAGAGAGTGTCTTGTGCATGTTGGGTGTGTCCTTTTGGAAGTAAGGTGGTTGTAGGGTACAGCAATGGAGAGCTCTTCATTTGGAGCATCCCTTCCCTAAACAGAACAAGTGGTTCAGCATCTGATCTTAATAGTCAAAAAACTCCTATATTTAAACTTAACTTAGGATATAAATCAGACAGAATTTCCATAAGATCAGTAAAATGGATTTATGCTGAAGGAAAAGCTAGTCGACTATATGTCATGGGAGCTTCAAACTTGTTGCAG GTAGTGTTGTTGAATGAACACATTGAATCTCGCACAATTAAGTTGGGGCTTAGTTTGTTTGAATGCTGTATTGACATGGAGATCATATCAACCTCAAGTGAGCAAAGCAAGCAGAAACAAAATTCTTTGCTTTTGCTTGGGAAATCAGGCCACATATACTTGTATGATGATAATTTGATTGAAAGGTATCTACTGCAATCCCAGTCTAAGTCCAATCCCTCACTACCAAAGGAAGTGGCTGTGAAGTTACCACTAGCAGATTCAAGCATCACAACAGCAAAATTCATCTCCAACAATCCCAATATGTTTAATTCTAAAGATGAG GATTACAGTCAGATGGTCAAAAACTACCCGCCACTTATTCCAATTGAAACAAATCACAAAGATGGGATTAACATGAGTTCTGCAAACTTCACTGGATTTTCAAATGTTAAAAATCTGTACATAACTGGACATAGTAATGGAGCCATCACTTTTTGGGATGCATCATGTCCCTTTTTCATCCCAATTTTGCAGATAAAGCAACAG AGTGATAGCAATTTTTCATTAAGTGGCATACCTTTGACAGAATTATATTTTGATATCAACTCTCCTCTCCTTGTTTCTGGTGATCAGAGTGGAATG GTTCGAATAATTAGATTCAAACCCGAACCATATGCATTCAACAGTTTCATGTCTCTTACTG GAGGTACAAAAAAAGGTGCTGATCATGTAATCTGCAGTGTGAAACTTGTGAAGACTATTGGTGCTGTAACTTGTATGAACATAGATCACATATCAGGGCATCTTGCTGTTGGTTCTGACCAAGGAAAT GTTTCAGTTATTGACATGGATGGCCCATCTCTGTTATATCAGAAACATATTGCTAGTGAATTTTCTACTGGTATCATCTCTCTGCAGTTCATAACCTGCAGTTTAAATGGTTTTGAGAAAAACATTTTAGTAGTTGGAACAATGGACTCATCTGTTCAGGCACTACATAGTGAAACTGGAAATACATTGTGCCCTGAAAGTGTTCATCCTACGAAGCCCTCTAAGGCTCTATTTATGCAGGTGTTAG ATAGACAAAGAAAAACTATCATAGGATCAATTACCAAAGATGGCTTAAGCTTGAGAGAAGGAAATCAAATTGAGGAtgcaacaacaaaacaattatACGTCTTACTGTGTTCTGAGAAGGCCTTGTATGTCTATTCTTTTGAGCATGCTCTGCAG GGAATCAAAAAAGTGCTTTACAAAAAGAAGTTTCATTCTTCTTCCTGTTGCTGGGCATCAACATTTTATAGCCCCTCTGATATCGGTCTCACACTTCTTTTCAGCAGTGGAAAAGTAGAATTAAG GTCTTTGCCAGAGTTATCTCTGATAGTGGATACTTCAATTAGAGGTTTCACTTATTCACCTCCAAAATTGAAGTCACCTTCTGAACACCAAATATGCTGTTCATCCAGAGGAGATATTGTTTTG GTGAACGGTGACCAGGAAATTTGTGTTGTCTCATTGTTGGTCCAGAGAAACATTTTCAG ACTTTTGGACTCTGTTAGCTGCATCTACAGGAAGGAAATGATGCTATCACAAGAAAATCTTGTTTCTGGCTCAGCCATCCACAAGGAAAATAAAAGG GGCATATTCAGCTCCGTTATGAAAGATTTTACAAGcagtaaagaaaaacaaatgctCATCATGGAAAAAGAAGATCCTGAAGAAGGTATCCAGGAACTCTCAGCAATCTTTTCAAATGCAAATTTTCCATCGGGTgataaaaataatgataatccAACTGAAGATGAAAATCAGCTGGAATTAAACATAG ATGACATTGACCTAGAGGATCATGCAGAAAAACGCAAAGAACCACACTTATTAGGAGCTTTTAATAAGAACTTGGCCGGCAAATTTCAGGCTCTGAAAG GAAGATTGAAAGAGAAGAAGGGAAACAACCAGAAAGCTTCAGATAACGAAGAACAGCAACATGAGAAAACTGGTGAAGTCGATCAGATTAAGAAGAAATAtggattttcttcttcctcagat GAAACAGGCGTTGCTAATTTGGCAAAAAGCAAGCTGCAGGAAAACACAAGAAAGTTGGAG GGTATCAGGCTACGTACTACAGAGATGCAAGATACAGCAAAATCATTTTCATCACTGGCAAAACAAGTGCTAAGAAATGCTGGGCAGGATAGACGGAATTGA
- the LOC130740358 gene encoding uncharacterized protein LOC130740358: MAGPGKCFLVTGPPGVGKSTLIMRVFETLKSSNPNLKVQGFYTREVRSAGERVGFEVVTLDGRTCPLASTIISSPESMRWPSVGKYKVDVASFESLALPELQVREDTDLFIIDEVGKMELYSSSFFPAVLRVLESNIPILASIPVLKFGRDIPAVARLRNHAGATCFTLSVSNRDAVREQICSLLEDLLLKC, translated from the exons ATGGCTGGTCCTGGCAAATGCTTCCTGGTGACTGGTCCTCCT GGTGTGGGAAAAAGCACCTTGATCATGAGAGTGTTCGAGACCCTCAAATCCTCCAACCCCAACCTCAAGGTTCAAGGCTTCTACACTC GTGAAGTTAGAAGCGCAGGTGAGAGGGTTGGTTTTGAAGTGGTCACTCTAGATGGTCGTACTTGCCCACTTGCCTCCACCATCATTTCAAG CCCTGAGTCTATGAGATGGCCTAGTGTTGGGAAGTATAAAGTTGATGTAGCATCGTTCGAGTCACTAGCATTGCCGGAGTTGCAG GTTAGAGAAGACACCGATCTTTTCATCATTGATGAGGTTGGTAAGATGGAGTTATACAGTTCGTCATTCTTCCCTGCAGTTCTAAGAGTATTGGAGTCAAATATCCCCATTTTGGCTTCAATTCCAGTTCTGAAATTTGGCAGAGACATACCTGCAG TTGCAAGGTTGCGGAATCATGCTGGGGCAACTTGTTTTACATTGAGCGTTAGCAACAGAGATGCTGTTAGAGAACAGATATGCTCACTCCTGGAAGATCTGTTGTTAAAATGCTAG